A genomic segment from bacterium encodes:
- a CDS encoding helix-turn-helix domain-containing protein, whose protein sequence is MSDLTTEEWEAQLGRHLHDLRLRQNIDQRQLAAQAGVALNVVKHLEKGKGSTVVSLIKVLRALGREEWLGTLAPQISISPMQMLKSKPVRQRASRAKDIPHV, encoded by the coding sequence ATGAGTGACTTAACGACAGAGGAATGGGAAGCACAGCTGGGGCGACACCTGCACGACCTACGTCTGCGCCAGAACATTGACCAGCGCCAACTTGCCGCACAGGCCGGCGTGGCCCTGAACGTCGTTAAGCATCTAGAGAAAGGGAAAGGTTCCACTGTCGTATCCCTGATCAAAGTCCTCCGCGCCCTGGGCCGTGAGGAGTGGCTTGGCACACTGGCCCCCCAGATCTCCATCAGTCCCATGCAAATGCTAAAATCCAAGCCGGTTCGCCAACGGGCATCCAGAGCTAAGGACATACCACATGTATAA
- a CDS encoding type II toxin-antitoxin system HipA family toxin — protein MYKPVHIIEVRLWEKTVGAVALDSRLGYYAFEYDPAFVRSGIELAPLTMPLAQASAPFVFTDLPELTYKRLPALLADALPDDFGNTLIDGWMAMQGVDRSHITPLDRLAYMGKRGMGALEFRPARSPATINSTALSLAKLVESARLAVRGDLGADHLAGAALTQIIRVGTSAGGARAKAVIAWNPTTQEIRAGQFDVAPGYEHWLLKFDGMGTDRELGSSQDYGRIEYAYYLMATSAGMTMSSSRLLEENDRAHFMTLRFDRDGNRKHHMQTLCAMAHLDYKQKASHDYSQLFQTISRLKLGYTAMEEAFRRMAFNVMAANCDDHSKNFTFLLRERGSWTLAPAYDVTHAHNPEGEWTNQHLMAVNGKFSGISRADLLAVADRFGIGTAAKVLQQVGKTVSAWQDFASQARVSLHETARIRKHHSVL, from the coding sequence ATGTATAAGCCTGTCCATATCATCGAAGTCCGCTTGTGGGAAAAGACGGTCGGAGCCGTGGCGCTGGACTCCCGATTGGGGTACTATGCGTTTGAATACGATCCGGCCTTCGTTCGGTCGGGCATCGAGCTTGCACCCCTGACCATGCCCCTTGCCCAAGCGAGCGCCCCTTTCGTGTTCACAGACCTGCCTGAACTGACCTACAAACGCCTGCCCGCCCTGCTGGCCGATGCCCTTCCGGATGATTTTGGCAATACACTAATTGACGGTTGGATGGCCATGCAAGGTGTTGATCGCTCGCATATCACGCCCCTGGATCGTCTAGCCTATATGGGGAAACGCGGCATGGGAGCCCTGGAATTCCGGCCGGCCCGCAGTCCAGCGACAATTAACAGTACGGCGCTCTCTCTTGCCAAACTTGTCGAAAGTGCCCGCCTTGCCGTGCGGGGCGATCTCGGCGCGGACCATTTGGCCGGAGCAGCGCTGACACAGATCATCCGGGTGGGAACCTCGGCGGGCGGAGCCAGGGCAAAAGCGGTGATTGCATGGAACCCGACGACACAGGAGATCCGCGCCGGACAGTTCGATGTCGCCCCCGGCTATGAACACTGGCTGCTTAAATTCGACGGCATGGGCACAGATCGGGAATTGGGAAGTTCTCAGGATTATGGGCGGATCGAATACGCCTACTACCTGATGGCCACGTCCGCCGGCATGACCATGTCATCCTCCCGGTTGTTGGAGGAAAACGACCGAGCACACTTCATGACCCTGCGCTTCGACCGGGACGGAAACCGCAAACATCACATGCAGACCCTTTGCGCAATGGCGCACTTGGATTACAAGCAGAAGGCCAGCCACGATTACAGTCAACTCTTCCAGACGATCTCACGCCTGAAACTTGGATATACAGCCATGGAAGAAGCGTTCCGCCGGATGGCCTTCAATGTGATGGCAGCCAATTGCGACGACCACAGCAAAAACTTCACGTTCCTGCTGCGCGAGAGGGGAAGCTGGACGCTAGCCCCAGCCTACGATGTAACCCATGCCCACAATCCCGAAGGCGAATGGACGAATCAACATCTCATGGCGGTCAATGGGAAATTCTCCGGCATCTCCCGAGCCGACCTGCTGGCTGTGGCAGACCGATTCGGCATCGGCACCGCCGCAAAGGTTCTACAACAGGTTGGGAAAACGGTTTCAGCATGGCAGGACTTTGCTTCCCAGGCGCGGGTATCCCTCCATGAAACAGCCAGAATCCGCAAACATCACAGTGTGCTATAA